CCCCGTAACAGTAAGATTCAACAAAGCTCCGCACTCTTCGGCCAAAGGCTGCAGAACTTCCCTGAATGCCTCAGGCAAATTCATTCGTTCCAGCAGACCGCCACGCAGATCCATAATGGAATTTCGCGCCTCCGCACTACAATAGCTAAGCGTCTGCTGCATCACCGAAAGAGATTGATCAAACCGCTTTTCATCACTCGCCGCCGCAACGCGTTCCGTTTCAAGTTCTCCCGAAAACGGCAAGGACTCTTCCCTCACTGAAGCCATCATTTTATCCAGCCATTTCATTCTCCGATTTGCGGAAAATTCAACCAGTTTCCGGCATCCTTTAATCTGCAAAGCAATGCCGGCCAGTCCCTGTGCCAGATTATCATGCAACTCGCGAGCAATGCGCTGTCGCTCATCATGAACTACTTCCTGAGCTATTTTTTGCTGAATGATGCCCGTCTGCTTTGCAACAGTCTTTCTCAAGAGAAGTCCCCAAAGCACCGCCAACAACAAACCGCCCATCAACATACTTAACACCCAGCGCAAACGCGTTGTTGTCCACCAGGGGGCCGGCTGAAGCAATTCCACATCATTCCCGCTGCGCAATAACATCCAGAAGCTTTGGAAATCAATCACTTCTCGACGCTCCGGATTCAGCTTCAGCTGACAAATTCCCGTCAAACGCAATCGGGAGCCTGGTTCCATATCCACTAAATCAGTTCCGGCCGGGAGGCGCGCTTCAAACAGATAATCTTCATTCCGGCAAAGCAGGTTTATCCGATCTACAGCAGAGGCATCCTCCGAGGCCAGGCCGAATGACTTTCCGAGGTCGACCAGGGTAACATCCAGCGTCACTAATTCATTGTTTAACGGCGCGCTTAACGGCCCCTGCGGATTGATCGCTATGGCCCCCGGGGCTCCCTTGTGCTCAATTACCTTAACAGCTGTTCCTCTAAGTCCCGGACTGATCCGCTGCGGCCAGACAAATCCTTCAATCTCAACGTAATCCCCCACATGAATGCTCCGGCTGTCCAACACCTGCACCTTTAGCGCCGTTTTTTCGCCACGCAGATAAAGCTCGCCGTTTTCCGCATAGGTCACCCAGCCAACAGTTTTAACTTTTTTAGAATAATCTGAGCCTGCCCGTTGAAGTTCATGAATGGCCAGAGGAATAGCCGGTTGCTCAAATGCATCCGGATCTGTTGGAACAATCGAAGAAAAATCGCTGGTGAAAAACTTACGTTTGACCATCTGTCGTTCTGAATTAAACAACATGCCGGCGACCGCATTCAACTGTACCTTGTTGTACATCAATCCGGAAAGATACTCGACCGCTCCGGCATGATTAACGACCTCCACTTCCGCTTCATACCCCGCAATCTCCATACCCAGAAAAATGGCATTATACTGAGCATCAACCTCCATAGAGACCAGCCGCCCCTGAATCATTACCCAGTCACAGTCAACCGTTGCCAACTCCATCTCATTCAGCTGAAATGCACTGGCCGCAGGAAGAGGACGGTTTCCGATGCGCTCAAGGGATTTTATGACAACATGATGACTGAATCCCCCCGTTTCGGCCGTGCCCCGAACACGTACCCAGTCACCGATACGGATATCCTGGAGAAACGACTCCATATTCCGTGTTTCCAGATAGATCCCCTGCGTTCCATCGAAGATATATGCACCATACATTTTCGGATGCAACGACAGAACCTGCCCGTCAAAATCAACAGGACATTCGTCTTCCATTTCCTCCAAAGGAAGCTTTCGAATCGATGATATTGAGTTTAAAACCGGAGGGATTGCTGCCGGGTTAACGCTTCCCCAAACCGACAACGCCATGACCAAAACAGAACACGCCGTAATATTTTTCAGCAATAACATGATTAGGAGCATACAACAAAACCGCGCCCTGCAGTCAAAAAAAGAACTCCTGGAACACAACCAATTCCGTCAACCGGTTTCCTGAGAAACCGATACGCCTTATTTCTTTATGAATCCGGCGTTTACCCAA
This is a stretch of genomic DNA from Pontiella agarivorans. It encodes these proteins:
- a CDS encoding histidine kinase, whose translation is MEDECPVDFDGQVLSLHPKMYGAYIFDGTQGIYLETRNMESFLQDIRIGDWVRVRGTAETGGFSHHVVIKSLERIGNRPLPAASAFQLNEMELATVDCDWVMIQGRLVSMEVDAQYNAIFLGMEIAGYEAEVEVVNHAGAVEYLSGLMYNKVQLNAVAGMLFNSERQMVKRKFFTSDFSSIVPTDPDAFEQPAIPLAIHELQRAGSDYSKKVKTVGWVTYAENGELYLRGEKTALKVQVLDSRSIHVGDYVEIEGFVWPQRISPGLRGTAVKVIEHKGAPGAIAINPQGPLSAPLNNELVTLDVTLVDLGKSFGLASEDASAVDRINLLCRNEDYLFEARLPAGTDLVDMEPGSRLRLTGICQLKLNPERREVIDFQSFWMLLRSGNDVELLQPAPWWTTTRLRWVLSMLMGGLLLAVLWGLLLRKTVAKQTGIIQQKIAQEVVHDERQRIARELHDNLAQGLAGIALQIKGCRKLVEFSANRRMKWLDKMMASVREESLPFSGELETERVAAASDEKRFDQSLSVMQQTLSYCSAEARNSIMDLRGGLLERMNLPEAFREVLQPLAEECGALLNLTVTGKVRPLEQRVERNLLLIAKEAATNAVRHASPEFIHAKLSYEEDAVTFFLRDDGCGFDANVLPPAGHFGVRGMKERCKKIGGSFELISEPGRGTEVCVRLLISDGADRDGS